A stretch of Desulfotalea psychrophila LSv54 DNA encodes these proteins:
- a CDS encoding sensor histidine kinase, with protein MFFAATRELRRSPWATLLPLLCGVLFVAINLTNTDSRLRQDDRQRLNHLLQNYIEETAIDRLRTKPLQILIPNLERLGPLAFIRIIHGKKQLLIAHEKHLPFPLSDLSNIHHRENSIWRIIASKKGEVALNTMTREIDGELSLQAGMISSNYPLYQGLRQNALTGLSLYTFLCLLCGYIVQRSSQAAILNTCKKIGTGNRAKGFSPLPERGHSEAMNQLHRKINQLVEHNSRLMSELQGSLDNVAHDLRTPIARLRSTAEYGLQGGNDLPRLQDALANCLEESEQISAILRIMMSVAEAESGTMRLEPCKTDLEQGLLEAIDLYAYSAEEKQIEVRQSLNKMVYAEVDPIRIRQVWANLLDNALKYGKVGGQVNIELWQDEDYAFISFRDNGMGISQTERDRIWERLYRGDRSRTEKGLGLGLNYVKAVTEAHGGQIEVQSELHRGSCFTVKLPKNI; from the coding sequence ATGTTCTTCGCAGCCACTAGAGAACTCCGCCGCAGCCCATGGGCAACCCTTCTGCCTCTTCTCTGCGGAGTGCTCTTCGTAGCCATTAACCTGACTAACACAGACTCCCGTCTACGCCAGGACGACAGACAGAGACTCAACCACCTCCTGCAAAACTATATAGAGGAGACGGCAATAGACCGGCTCCGAACAAAACCTTTGCAAATACTTATCCCCAACCTGGAACGACTGGGACCACTGGCCTTTATCCGCATCATCCACGGCAAAAAACAGCTCCTTATTGCCCACGAAAAGCATCTTCCCTTCCCCCTCAGCGACCTGAGCAATATCCACCACCGGGAAAATAGCATATGGAGAATAATCGCCAGCAAAAAAGGAGAGGTGGCCCTCAACACCATGACCCGGGAAATTGACGGAGAGCTCTCCCTGCAAGCCGGAATGATATCGAGCAACTATCCACTCTACCAAGGGCTGCGCCAAAATGCCCTGACCGGCCTCAGCCTCTATACCTTCCTCTGCCTCCTCTGCGGATATATTGTTCAGCGCAGCAGCCAGGCGGCCATCCTCAACACCTGCAAAAAAATTGGCACCGGAAACAGGGCAAAGGGTTTCAGCCCCCTGCCGGAAAGAGGGCACAGCGAAGCGATGAACCAACTGCACCGCAAAATCAACCAACTTGTGGAGCATAACAGCAGGCTTATGTCAGAATTGCAGGGCTCGCTGGACAATGTTGCCCACGACCTACGCACCCCCATTGCCCGCCTGCGCTCAACGGCTGAATATGGCCTGCAGGGAGGCAATGACCTACCCCGTCTTCAGGATGCCCTGGCAAATTGCCTTGAGGAATCTGAGCAAATATCTGCTATATTACGTATCATGATGAGCGTGGCCGAGGCAGAATCTGGTACCATGCGCCTTGAACCATGTAAAACCGACCTGGAACAGGGATTGCTTGAGGCCATAGACCTCTACGCCTACAGTGCGGAAGAAAAACAGATAGAGGTGCGGCAGAGTCTAAACAAAATGGTCTACGCCGAGGTTGACCCCATACGCATACGCCAGGTATGGGCAAATCTGCTTGATAATGCCCTCAAGTACGGTAAAGTCGGAGGGCAGGTCAACATCGAGCTCTGGCAGGATGAGGATTACGCCTTCATCTCCTTCCGGGATAACGGCATGGGCATCTCCCAGACAGAGAGAGACCGCATTTGGGAGCGCCTCTACCGAGGCGACCGAAGCCGAACCGAAAAAGGGCTGGGGCTGGGACTCAACTACGTTAAGGCGGTAACAGAGGCCCACGGCGGCC
- the pgeF gene encoding peptidoglycan editing factor PgeF, which translates to MANISPIATFLGGFASHRASCQWASFDASGGISSGPYRYGNVSLKVGDAPFNVEWNRERIQESLEAHCLLSAGQVHGEKIYSLTKPIKTSLEVEGYDSLITNQTGVALMIQQADCQAILLFDPEQAVIAAVHVGWRGNVSNLIGKTIEEMTKTFHSASRDIQAFISPSLGPCCAEFSNYRDEFPTEFQEFMAQESHFNLWKISEKQLTDAGLQRKNISLAEICTSCHDNYFSYRRACRTGDGTTGRNCSAIVLER; encoded by the coding sequence ATGGCCAATATATCACCTATCGCAACATTCCTAGGTGGCTTCGCAAGCCACAGGGCAAGCTGCCAGTGGGCATCCTTTGATGCCTCCGGCGGCATAAGTAGCGGTCCATACCGTTACGGCAACGTCAGCCTTAAGGTGGGCGACGCCCCCTTCAACGTAGAATGGAACCGGGAAAGGATACAGGAAAGCCTGGAGGCCCACTGCCTCCTCTCGGCCGGGCAGGTACACGGAGAAAAGATTTACAGCCTAACTAAGCCTATCAAAACGAGCCTGGAGGTTGAAGGCTACGACAGCCTTATCACCAATCAGACAGGAGTTGCCCTGATGATTCAGCAGGCTGACTGCCAGGCCATACTCCTCTTTGATCCGGAGCAGGCTGTTATTGCCGCAGTCCACGTTGGCTGGCGTGGCAATGTCAGCAACTTAATCGGCAAAACAATAGAGGAGATGACAAAGACCTTCCACTCTGCAAGCAGAGACATCCAGGCATTTATCAGTCCCTCCCTGGGACCATGCTGTGCTGAATTCAGCAACTACAGAGACGAGTTTCCTACCGAATTCCAGGAGTTCATGGCCCAGGAGTCCCATTTTAATCTCTGGAAAATCTCAGAGAAACAACTTACCGATGCGGGCCTGCAGAGAAAAAATATTAGCCTTGCGGAAATATGTACCTCTTGCCATGATAACTACTTTTCATATCGACGTGCCTGCCGCACAGGAGATGGCACAACGGGAAGAAACTGCTCTGCTATAGTGCTCGAGAGATAA
- a CDS encoding response regulator has product MKLLLIEDDLTIADLIQKGLEEAGFAVDSCHNGREGLSHALKGAYSAAIIDIMLPERDGLSIIEEMRAAGKETPVLILSAKQSVDDRIQGLQRGGDDYMIKPFSFGELLVRVQALIRRDQKHSPQTRLSIGPLEMDLLRQQVCRDGGQIELPAKEYALLLYMAENAGTALSKTSILEKVYGYNFDPQTNVVDVLVCRLRAKIDKGFGQQLIQTIRGVGYVLRSH; this is encoded by the coding sequence ATGAAACTACTCCTTATTGAAGATGACCTAACCATCGCAGACCTTATCCAAAAGGGTTTAGAAGAGGCAGGCTTTGCCGTTGACTCCTGCCATAATGGCAGAGAGGGACTAAGCCACGCCCTCAAGGGTGCCTACTCTGCCGCAATTATAGACATCATGCTCCCGGAACGGGATGGACTGAGCATTATTGAAGAGATGAGGGCAGCCGGCAAGGAGACCCCAGTACTGATCCTCAGCGCCAAACAGTCCGTTGACGATAGAATCCAGGGGCTACAGAGGGGAGGCGATGACTATATGATCAAGCCCTTCTCCTTTGGCGAACTTCTTGTCCGGGTGCAGGCCCTGATCCGCCGGGACCAAAAACACTCTCCTCAGACAAGACTATCCATAGGACCACTGGAGATGGACCTTCTCCGCCAGCAAGTATGCCGCGATGGCGGCCAGATAGAGCTCCCCGCCAAGGAGTATGCCCTCCTTCTCTATATGGCAGAGAACGCAGGCACCGCCCTCTCCAAAACATCCATCCTGGAAAAGGTCTACGGCTACAACTTCGACCCCCAGACCAACGTAGTGGACGTACTTGTCTGTCGACTGCGGGCCAAGATAGACAAGGGGTTTGGCCAACAGCTGATTCAAACTATCCGGGGTGTGGGCTATGTTCTTCGCAGCCACTAG